One window from the genome of Paenibacillus azoreducens encodes:
- a CDS encoding ABC transporter permease — protein MLKLIRMEMKKQKLAWFYRGAVIATILCAGFMFLIAYTEGGGDPALGSFADIANTERGGGPAFASFADALSIAGLLSRAVFIVFASVLLSRFIIEEYKNKTISLLFTYPVERKKLIMAKMLLALALTFGAMLISTFIICISILALNSHFQFIPGKLETGVLLHTGIQLLIQTLSAACLSLIPLFFGMRKKSVPTTIVSSIIIVVLVSNNSQGLSLSTNITIPLILGVIGLLIAYLSFRNVDKTDVA, from the coding sequence ATGCTTAAGCTGATCCGGATGGAGATGAAAAAGCAGAAGTTAGCCTGGTTTTATAGAGGGGCGGTTATTGCAACGATCCTATGCGCCGGTTTCATGTTTCTTATAGCCTACACGGAGGGGGGCGGAGATCCTGCATTAGGGAGTTTCGCCGATATAGCCAACACGGAGAGGGGCGGAGGTCCTGCATTCGCGAGTTTCGCCGATGCGTTATCGATAGCGGGGCTACTTAGCCGTGCGGTATTTATCGTGTTTGCTTCAGTCTTGCTAAGCAGATTTATTATTGAGGAATACAAAAATAAAACGATCAGCTTATTGTTTACGTACCCGGTCGAGCGTAAAAAACTGATCATGGCGAAAATGCTGCTGGCTCTGGCTCTTACGTTTGGAGCGATGCTCATCTCGACTTTTATTATCTGTATATCCATTCTGGCTCTGAACAGCCATTTTCAGTTTATTCCGGGAAAATTGGAGACCGGCGTACTACTGCATACGGGGATCCAATTGTTGATCCAAACATTGTCAGCAGCGTGCCTCAGCCTCATTCCTTTATTCTTCGGGATGCGCAAAAAATCCGTACCGACAACGATCGTATCCTCGATCATTATCGTGGTCTTAGTCAGCAACAACAGCCAGGGCCTTTCGCTTAGCACAAATATAACGATACCGTTGATCTTGGGAGTTATCGGTCTCCTGATTGCTTATCTCTCGTTCCGTAACGTAGATAAGACGGACGTAGCTTAA
- a CDS encoding ABC transporter ATP-binding protein: MGYVISTRHVSKTYKGKDVISDVSMNIKQGQIYGLLGPNGAGKTTLMKMMLNLVKPTSGEIEIFGEKLTPTSVEIFKRIGSIIEYPIFYEKMTAIENLEMHAEYMGYYNKHAINEALEMVNLTSIQGKSVSEFSLGMKQRLGMARAILTKPELLILDEPINGLDPVGIREFRDLLRMLSKEYRMTLLVSSHLLSEIEQVADTIGILQGGQFIREVSMDEMRSENTDYIEIVTQHCKKAAFVLENQLGVSNFKIVGSAIRIYESKFTQQELTKALVLNDVAIESINHKHTSLEEYFMHQISGGEQYA; the protein is encoded by the coding sequence ATGGGTTATGTCATCAGTACCCGCCATGTGAGCAAAACCTATAAAGGCAAAGATGTTATCTCTGACGTCAGCATGAATATTAAGCAGGGGCAGATTTACGGACTGCTCGGTCCAAACGGCGCCGGCAAAACGACGCTGATGAAGATGATGCTGAATCTTGTTAAACCGACAAGCGGCGAAATTGAAATATTTGGAGAGAAGCTTACGCCTACATCGGTCGAAATATTTAAACGCATCGGCAGCATTATCGAATATCCGATTTTTTACGAGAAAATGACGGCTATAGAAAATCTGGAGATGCACGCGGAATATATGGGTTATTATAACAAACATGCGATTAACGAAGCGCTCGAGATGGTCAATCTGACTTCGATCCAAGGCAAATCGGTATCCGAATTTTCGCTTGGCATGAAGCAGCGTCTGGGCATGGCCCGGGCGATTTTAACCAAACCTGAGCTGCTCATTTTGGATGAACCGATTAACGGACTCGATCCGGTCGGAATCAGGGAGTTCCGTGATCTGCTTCGTATGCTGAGCAAGGAATACCGGATGACGCTGCTGGTTTCCAGCCATTTGCTGAGCGAGATCGAACAGGTTGCAGATACGATCGGCATTCTTCAGGGCGGCCAATTTATCCGCGAAGTGTCTATGGATGAGATGCGCAGCGAAAACACAGATTACATTGAAATTGTGACCCAGCACTGCAAAAAGGCTGCTTTTGTATTGGAAAACCAGCTGGGTGTCAGCAATTTCAAAATCGTCGGTTCAGCCATACGCATTTACGAGTCCAAATTTACGCAGCAGGAATTGACCAAGGCGCTGGTACTGAATGATGTGGCGATTGAATCGATAAACCATAAGCATACTTCGCTTGAGGAGTATTTTATGCATCAGATTAGCGGAGGTGAGCAGTATGCTTAA
- a CDS encoding sensor histidine kinase, translating to MVAVLLIVVIILGLLNMMQWAGRKKRAKQLGYIIDKVNAIIESSSQEQVLLFTEDPEYRRLLIAINHLLLQTRQSETGFMRTEIAMRRMLANISHDLKTPLTVVLGYIETLNQKADLPMEERERLLDKVHTKTVEIVELINRFFDLAKLESGDKEMPLTRIHINEISRNSMLMFYDLIESEGLQADIDIPETPLYAWGNEEGLNRALNNVLSNAIRYGSQGKVIGMKLREEQGRVLIDIWDKGKGIHERDQELIFERMYTLEDSRNKRFQGSGLGLTITKRLIELMGGEIRVASKPYERTVFTISLKKLP from the coding sequence GTGGTTGCCGTTCTGCTGATTGTTGTGATCATACTGGGGCTTCTGAATATGATGCAGTGGGCGGGCCGGAAAAAAAGAGCCAAGCAGCTTGGTTACATCATCGATAAAGTGAACGCGATTATAGAGTCGTCCTCGCAGGAGCAGGTTTTGCTTTTTACGGAGGATCCCGAATATCGTAGACTGCTGATTGCCATCAATCACTTGCTTTTGCAAACCAGGCAGTCCGAGACAGGATTTATGCGTACAGAAATCGCGATGCGCCGGATGCTGGCAAACATATCGCATGATTTGAAGACGCCGCTTACCGTGGTGCTCGGTTATATCGAAACGTTGAACCAGAAGGCCGACTTGCCAATGGAGGAAAGGGAGCGGCTGCTGGATAAGGTGCATACGAAGACTGTAGAGATCGTAGAGTTGATCAACCGTTTTTTTGACCTGGCCAAGCTGGAATCGGGGGATAAGGAGATGCCCCTGACCCGCATACATATCAATGAAATTTCCAGAAACAGCATGCTGATGTTTTATGATCTGATCGAATCCGAAGGGCTGCAGGCTGACATCGATATTCCGGAAACGCCACTTTATGCATGGGGCAATGAAGAAGGACTAAACCGCGCATTAAACAATGTGCTGAGCAATGCGATCCGTTACGGGTCACAGGGTAAAGTGATCGGCATGAAGCTGCGGGAAGAGCAGGGCCGGGTGCTGATCGATATTTGGGACAAGGGCAAAGGCATCCATGAACGTGATCAGGAGCTTATTTTCGAACGGATGTACACGCTGGAGGATTCAAGAAATAAGAGGTTTCAAGGCAGTGGTCTGGGTCTGACCATAACCAAAAGATTGATCGAACTGATGGGCGGGGAGATCCGGGTGGCGAGCAAGCCGTATGAACGGACCGTTTTTACGATCTCGTTAAAAAAGCTGCCTTAG
- a CDS encoding response regulator transcription factor: MASNILLVEDDSSISEMVESYLTMEGFQVVLAKDGEEALERFAERDYDLVLLDMMLPKISGMDFLKKIREKSHVPVLIVSAKDGEVDKALGLGFGADDYITKPFSMIELTARVKAAIRRVTAYAIAPPTEQNKIIRVHELEMDLDHLTVTKNGQEIKLTAKELQILKLFMTNPKKVFTKQHIFTSVWNDDYFGDENVINVHMSRLRDKIEDQPSDPQYIKTLWGIGYRLGEF; encoded by the coding sequence GTGGCTTCGAACATACTTCTTGTAGAGGATGACAGCTCGATTAGCGAAATGGTAGAGAGCTATTTGACGATGGAAGGTTTTCAGGTGGTGCTTGCCAAAGACGGGGAGGAGGCGCTCGAGCGGTTTGCCGAACGAGATTATGACCTCGTACTGCTGGATATGATGCTGCCCAAGATCAGCGGTATGGATTTTCTTAAAAAAATCAGGGAGAAAAGCCATGTGCCGGTACTGATCGTATCCGCAAAGGATGGGGAAGTGGACAAGGCGCTCGGCCTTGGTTTTGGCGCGGATGACTATATTACGAAACCTTTTTCGATGATTGAGCTGACGGCGAGAGTGAAGGCCGCTATCCGCCGCGTGACGGCTTATGCAATAGCACCCCCAACTGAGCAAAATAAAATCATCCGGGTCCATGAACTGGAGATGGATCTGGATCATTTGACCGTGACCAAAAACGGCCAGGAGATCAAGCTGACGGCCAAAGAGCTGCAAATCTTGAAGCTGTTTATGACGAATCCGAAAAAGGTATTCACCAAGCAGCACATTTTCACATCCGTCTGGAATGACGACTATTTCGGCGATGAAAATGTCATTAATGTGCATATGAGCCGTTTGCGCGACAAAATTGAAGATCAGCCCTCCGATCCGCAGTACATCAAAACGCTGTGGGGCATCGGCTACCGTTTGGGGGAATTTTAG
- a CDS encoding GbsR/MarR family transcriptional regulator, protein MGLDPGNEEKVAALHKMRKRVIETIGRNMDLYGISLSTGHLYGLLFFADKPMTLDEMGSEMKMSKTSMSTGVRTLLDLKMVNKVWEKGSRKDLYEVEYDWHQTFTDFFDIKWRKSVESNITAIRKSMEEINRMEQEYAAEPEMLDILHNDKAKLQDAYAYYQWLDRLIDTFENGDIYKLVPKEPPGGK, encoded by the coding sequence ATGGGCTTGGACCCGGGCAATGAAGAAAAGGTTGCGGCACTGCACAAAATGCGCAAGCGTGTCATAGAAACGATCGGACGAAACATGGACTTATACGGTATTTCCTTATCTACGGGGCATCTCTATGGCCTGCTGTTTTTTGCGGACAAGCCGATGACGCTTGATGAGATGGGCAGCGAAATGAAGATGAGCAAAACCAGCATGAGTACAGGCGTCCGGACGCTGCTGGATCTCAAAATGGTGAACAAGGTTTGGGAAAAAGGTTCGCGCAAGGATTTGTATGAGGTTGAATACGACTGGCACCAGACCTTTACCGACTTTTTTGACATTAAATGGAGAAAATCCGTTGAAAGCAATATTACGGCTATTCGGAAGTCAATGGAAGAAATCAATAGAATGGAGCAGGAATATGCAGCTGAGCCGGAGATGCTGGATATTCTGCATAACGATAAAGCCAAACTTCAAGATGCGTATGCTTATTACCAGTGGCTGGACAGGCTGATCGATACATTCGAAAACGGCGATATTTACAAGCTGGTGCCAAAGGAGCCGCCAGGGGGTAAGTGA
- a CDS encoding quaternary amine ABC transporter ATP-binding protein, giving the protein MSILQLHKVSKLFGHHAEDCAPLLEQGWTKEKLAKEKGVTVGVNRVSLAIEEGEIFVIMGLSGSGKSTLVRMLNRLIEPTSGEILVHGKDLMKMNKEQLRSVRRQTISMVFQKFALFPHRTVLENVEYGLEIQKKDKGLRREKAKQSLELVGLKGWENKRPDELSGGMQQRVGLARALANDPEILLMDEAFSALDPLIRRDMQDELLDLQEKMKKTIIFITHDLDEALRIGDRIALMKDGSVVQVGTPEEILMHPANAYVERFVEDVDLSKVLTASHVMRRPETIMVDRGPRVALEMMRERGISNLFVVDRTKRLLGVITAEDASAAMRGGQTLEDILIADGPLVHPDVVINELFEITSMAKVPLAVVDDESRLLGVIVRGALLGALAGENGSKEVIPDAENTTG; this is encoded by the coding sequence TTGTCCATCTTACAGCTTCACAAGGTAAGCAAATTGTTCGGGCACCACGCGGAAGACTGCGCGCCGCTGCTGGAACAAGGTTGGACCAAAGAGAAATTGGCCAAGGAAAAAGGCGTTACGGTTGGCGTAAACCGGGTCAGCCTTGCGATTGAGGAAGGCGAAATTTTTGTCATTATGGGATTGTCCGGCAGCGGAAAGTCGACACTGGTGCGAATGCTGAACCGCCTGATCGAACCTACATCCGGAGAAATCCTGGTGCATGGCAAAGATCTGATGAAAATGAACAAAGAGCAGCTGCGTTCGGTCCGCCGCCAGACGATCAGCATGGTCTTTCAGAAGTTTGCGCTGTTTCCGCATCGCACCGTTCTGGAAAATGTGGAATACGGACTTGAGATACAGAAAAAGGATAAAGGATTGCGGCGCGAAAAAGCCAAACAATCGCTTGAGCTGGTCGGACTGAAAGGTTGGGAAAATAAACGCCCCGATGAGCTGAGCGGCGGGATGCAGCAGCGCGTCGGCCTCGCCAGAGCCCTGGCGAACGATCCTGAGATCCTGCTTATGGATGAAGCGTTCAGCGCGCTGGACCCGTTGATCCGGCGGGATATGCAGGATGAACTACTGGATTTGCAGGAAAAAATGAAAAAAACGATTATCTTCATCACCCATGACCTGGATGAAGCGCTGCGGATCGGTGACCGGATTGCGCTCATGAAAGACGGAAGCGTCGTACAGGTCGGAACGCCGGAGGAAATTTTGATGCATCCGGCCAATGCCTATGTGGAACGTTTCGTCGAGGATGTCGACCTCTCGAAAGTGCTGACGGCTTCCCATGTGATGCGCCGCCCGGAGACGATCATGGTTGACCGCGGCCCTCGTGTCGCCTTGGAAATGATGCGCGAACGCGGCATCTCCAACCTGTTTGTCGTCGATCGCACCAAACGCCTGCTCGGCGTCATCACGGCGGAAGACGCTTCCGCAGCCATGCGCGGCGGACAGACGCTGGAGGATATTCTGATTGCGGACGGACCGCTCGTCCATCCTGACGTGGTGATCAACGAATTATTCGAGATTACCAGCATGGCCAAAGTACCGCTGGCGGTCGTCGATGACGAAAGCCGCCTTCTTGGCGTCATTGTCCGCGGGGCTCTGCTGGGCGCCCTCGCGGGAGAAAACGGCTCGAAGGAGGTGATTCCGGATGCGGAAAATACCACTGGATGA
- a CDS encoding ABC transporter permease: MRKIPLDEWVESLVSWMEDHLTFLFDIISGAIEGIVKGFTWLFMLPHPFLFIFILGILAFLVGRLSLTLFSVIGFLLIYNLSYWSQTMDTLSLVITSALISVVLGIPIGIWCAYSKGASRIITPLLDFMQTMPAFVYLLPAVTFFSLGVVPGVIASVIFAIPPTIRLTLLGIKQVSGELTEAADAFGSTSGQKLFKVQLPLALPTLMAGVNQTIMLSLSMVVIASMIGAQGIGAEVYRAVTQLQIGKGFEAGLVVVILAIVLDRFTQRLFKSEKKRGR, encoded by the coding sequence ATGCGGAAAATACCACTGGATGAATGGGTTGAATCATTGGTCAGCTGGATGGAAGACCATCTTACGTTCTTATTCGATATCATATCCGGTGCCATCGAGGGCATCGTCAAAGGCTTCACCTGGTTGTTCATGCTTCCCCATCCTTTTCTCTTCATTTTCATTTTGGGAATATTGGCCTTCCTGGTCGGACGTTTGTCGCTGACCTTGTTCTCTGTGATCGGCTTTCTGCTTATCTACAATTTGAGTTACTGGTCCCAAACGATGGATACGCTGAGCCTCGTCATTACTTCAGCCCTCATTTCCGTCGTGCTCGGGATTCCGATCGGCATCTGGTGCGCATACAGCAAAGGCGCGTCACGGATCATTACGCCGCTGCTTGATTTCATGCAGACGATGCCGGCGTTTGTTTACCTGCTGCCTGCCGTGACCTTTTTCAGTCTGGGCGTCGTTCCAGGTGTAATTGCTTCGGTGATCTTTGCCATACCGCCGACGATACGTCTGACGCTGCTCGGCATTAAGCAGGTATCGGGCGAACTGACGGAAGCTGCCGATGCCTTTGGCTCCACTTCGGGGCAGAAGCTGTTTAAAGTGCAGCTGCCGCTGGCTCTGCCGACGCTGATGGCCGGCGTCAACCAAACGATTATGCTCTCGCTGTCCATGGTCGTCATCGCTTCGATGATCGGCGCGCAGGGCATTGGGGCGGAAGTCTACCGCGCCGTCACCCAGCTGCAAATCGGGAAAGGCTTCGAAGCAGGTCTTGTTGTCGTGATTTTGGCGATCGTGCTTGATCGCTTTACCCAACGCTTATTCAAATCCGAAAAGAAAAGGGGAAGATAA
- a CDS encoding glycine betaine ABC transporter substrate-binding protein, with amino-acid sequence MKKQAKWMMMLGLAGALALSACNSGGSNDQQTSDEKSADSFGKQVKYEIIGIDPGAGIMKATSKAIEEYGLSDWKLIEGSGAAMTATLAKDIKNKKPVVITGWTPHWMFSKYDLKYLDDPKKVYGEAEEIHTIARKGLKEDDSTAYTLLDRFEWTSDEMGEIMTAIEEGAKPEDAAKKWADEHVDRVNEWTKDLKPVDGKPLKLSYVAWDSEIASTHLLQYVLQEKLGYKVTALQVEAGPMWTGVANGDVDATAAAWLPLTHADYMAKYKDKVDDLGANMTGVKTGLVVPSYVDISSIEDLKK; translated from the coding sequence ATGAAAAAACAAGCGAAATGGATGATGATGCTCGGACTCGCCGGCGCACTGGCGCTTTCCGCCTGCAACAGCGGCGGCAGTAACGATCAACAAACATCAGACGAAAAAAGCGCGGACTCCTTCGGGAAACAGGTCAAATATGAAATTATCGGCATCGACCCGGGGGCCGGCATCATGAAGGCAACAAGCAAAGCCATTGAGGAATACGGCTTATCCGACTGGAAGCTGATCGAAGGTTCGGGCGCAGCCATGACGGCGACCCTGGCCAAAGACATCAAGAACAAGAAACCCGTAGTCATTACCGGCTGGACGCCGCACTGGATGTTCTCCAAATATGATCTGAAATATTTGGATGATCCGAAAAAGGTGTACGGCGAAGCGGAAGAAATTCATACGATCGCCCGCAAAGGCCTGAAAGAAGACGATTCGACCGCTTACACCTTGCTTGACCGTTTCGAATGGACTTCGGATGAAATGGGTGAAATCATGACCGCCATCGAAGAAGGCGCCAAACCGGAGGATGCGGCCAAGAAATGGGCTGACGAACATGTTGACCGCGTAAATGAATGGACTAAAGATTTGAAACCCGTGGACGGCAAACCGCTTAAGCTCAGCTACGTCGCCTGGGATTCGGAAATCGCCAGCACTCATCTGCTGCAGTACGTGCTGCAGGAGAAGCTTGGTTATAAAGTGACCGCCCTGCAGGTAGAAGCCGGACCGATGTGGACCGGGGTTGCCAACGGCGATGTGGATGCGACCGCCGCTGCTTGGCTGCCGCTCACCCACGCGGATTATATGGCTAAATACAAAGATAAAGTCGATGATCTGGGTGCCAATATGACCGGCGTGAAAACCGGATTGGTAGTCCCTTCTTACGTGGACATCAGCTCGATTGAAGATTTAAAGAAATAA
- a CDS encoding DUF6081 family protein, giving the protein MEQQKIIGDFHTILSEGEVWQIGGFPLPDGSFWEYREPNAVVIVRNGILYVRAPLNRQNDQIQILDNAKHMYYSVETIKVPESGEVSFELQIRARTQNTVPGDLYDGYVSLNLLDFTTGAALDFFAGNDKYASVYAVLPFPGVEVPPSDKTRYFCIFKEDTNFKAREFNTYKITYDRAHDEAVFYLNGEEIRREKNIPVKFNEFKIALGIMTEKDISPEGSVSVHGQTVIAEYSPVTVTINDRAEGKKAKEE; this is encoded by the coding sequence ATGGAACAACAAAAAATCATTGGCGATTTTCATACGATTTTATCGGAAGGCGAAGTCTGGCAGATCGGCGGTTTTCCACTTCCGGACGGCTCCTTCTGGGAATACCGCGAACCGAATGCGGTCGTGATCGTGCGCAACGGCATCCTGTATGTGCGGGCTCCGCTCAACCGTCAAAACGACCAGATTCAAATATTGGACAACGCCAAACATATGTATTATTCCGTGGAAACGATCAAGGTGCCGGAATCCGGCGAAGTCAGCTTTGAGCTGCAAATCCGCGCCCGCACTCAAAATACCGTTCCAGGCGATCTGTACGACGGTTATGTTTCGCTTAATTTGCTTGATTTCACGACCGGAGCGGCGCTCGACTTTTTTGCGGGAAACGACAAGTACGCAAGCGTTTATGCCGTGCTGCCATTCCCCGGAGTTGAGGTGCCGCCATCCGATAAAACGCGTTACTTCTGCATTTTCAAGGAAGATACCAATTTCAAAGCACGCGAGTTCAACACATATAAAATCACGTACGACCGTGCACATGATGAAGCGGTATTTTATTTGAACGGGGAGGAAATCCGCCGCGAAAAAAATATCCCGGTCAAATTCAATGAATTCAAGATCGCGCTTGGCATCATGACCGAAAAAGATATTTCGCCTGAAGGCAGCGTGTCCGTGCACGGGCAAACGGTGATCGCTGAATATTCGCCGGTGACGGTAACGATCAACGACCGGGCTGAAGGGAAAAAAGCCAAAGAAGAATAA
- a CDS encoding prenyltransferase — translation MDMLKQFRKAARFGVIPVMLIPVALGALGAFVWNGAFNVWLFLLTLVGAASAHLFSNMINDLWDYKSGTDTAAKETVDAVSTNSGFLTNGIWSVRKFAAITWGLFGVAAVCGIVLAVCSGIWAFVFGALGGLIAYFYVAPPLKFGYRGKGYSEIAILLSFGVLPVMGSYYVQTSHLDLRALLLSLPIGLLTTLVLFNHHFLHWQADRQAGKRTLVVVWGERRALAFSRFLLLLAAVSLVVSVIAGALPVYGLLALPAMLPLVQVYGKLKPSNASRAYLPLMGASLKSTKLSGLVMIVCLFIQGLI, via the coding sequence TTGGATATGCTCAAACAATTCAGAAAAGCTGCGCGGTTCGGAGTCATACCCGTTATGCTCATTCCGGTTGCGCTTGGAGCGCTTGGAGCGTTCGTCTGGAACGGGGCATTTAATGTCTGGCTGTTTCTGCTTACGCTGGTCGGGGCTGCGTCAGCCCATTTATTTTCCAACATGATCAATGATCTGTGGGACTACAAAAGCGGAACGGATACGGCAGCCAAAGAAACCGTGGATGCGGTATCGACAAACTCGGGATTTTTAACGAACGGAATTTGGAGCGTCCGCAAGTTTGCCGCCATCACTTGGGGGCTTTTTGGCGTTGCGGCCGTTTGCGGTATCGTGCTGGCGGTATGTTCAGGCATTTGGGCGTTTGTTTTTGGAGCTTTGGGCGGTTTGATCGCCTATTTCTATGTAGCGCCTCCGCTGAAATTCGGATACCGGGGAAAAGGATACAGCGAAATCGCAATCCTGCTTTCTTTTGGCGTGCTTCCGGTAATGGGTTCTTATTATGTGCAAACCTCCCATCTGGACCTGAGAGCGCTGCTGCTGTCGCTGCCGATCGGGCTGCTCACCACGCTTGTTTTGTTTAATCATCATTTTCTGCATTGGCAGGCCGACCGGCAGGCGGGAAAACGTACGCTGGTGGTTGTGTGGGGAGAGCGAAGAGCGCTGGCCTTTTCGAGATTTTTGCTGCTGCTTGCAGCAGTATCGCTGGTCGTCAGCGTAATTGCCGGAGCGCTTCCGGTGTACGGATTGCTTGCGCTTCCGGCCATGCTGCCCTTGGTTCAAGTATACGGCAAGCTGAAGCCGAGCAATGCGTCCCGCGCTTATCTGCCTTTGATGGGCGCATCGCTGAAATCAACGAAACTTAGCGGTCTGGTCATGATTGTATGTCTGTTCATTCAAGGACTCATTTAA
- the ant(6) gene encoding aminoglycoside 6-adenylyltransferase, which yields MRNEQEMMKMFIDFAANDNRIRMATLEGSRTNPNIPRDAFQDYDISYFVTDMDSFKENDAWLNVFGDRAMMQKPEAMELFPPELGNWFSYIILFEDGCKLDLTLIPINEVEDYFAGSDGLVEILLDKDGLIQNKAAASDRQYWIRKPTAREFDDCCNEFWMVSTYVVKGLARKEILFAVDHLNEIARPNLLRMMSWQIGAERGYSFSVGKNYKFIDRYLPQEDWQTLLSTYSGNSYPNMWQSLFTCYELFRKYSKAVGERLGYEYPHYDAAITKYTENIYNSLKL from the coding sequence ATGAGAAACGAACAAGAAATGATGAAGATGTTTATTGATTTTGCCGCGAACGACAATCGGATTCGTATGGCGACTTTGGAAGGATCACGCACTAATCCGAACATTCCCCGGGATGCATTCCAAGATTACGACATTTCTTATTTTGTAACGGATATGGACTCTTTCAAAGAAAATGATGCCTGGCTGAATGTGTTCGGGGATCGTGCGATGATGCAAAAACCCGAAGCAATGGAGCTTTTTCCGCCGGAACTGGGGAATTGGTTTTCGTACATCATTCTTTTTGAAGATGGCTGTAAGTTGGATCTGACGCTGATCCCGATCAATGAAGTCGAAGATTATTTTGCAGGCAGCGATGGTTTGGTTGAGATTTTGCTTGATAAAGATGGCCTCATTCAAAATAAAGCAGCTGCAAGCGACAGGCAGTATTGGATCCGGAAACCGACCGCAAGGGAGTTCGACGATTGCTGCAATGAATTTTGGATGGTCTCTACGTACGTGGTCAAAGGTCTGGCAAGAAAAGAGATTCTTTTTGCCGTGGATCATTTGAACGAGATTGCCCGCCCTAATTTGCTGCGAATGATGTCTTGGCAGATCGGTGCAGAGCGGGGTTATTCCTTTAGCGTGGGTAAAAACTATAAGTTCATCGACCGATATCTGCCGCAAGAAGATTGGCAAACGCTGTTGTCCACTTATTCCGGGAACAGTTATCCGAACATGTGGCAGTCTTTATTTACCTGCTACGAATTATTTCGCAAATATTCCAAAGCCGTAGGGGAAAGACTCGGTTATGAATATCCTCATTATGATGCAGCCATTACCAAATATACGGAGAATATTTATAATTCATTGAAATTATAG
- a CDS encoding DUF4367 domain-containing protein, which translates to MAVFSQITSVVSVKLGDIAIGDETLHLQKIKSHTDFKLLLPGEMQTENWKVEVRWAFPKGSGPYRDVRLHYFDQRGKYVLGIEQHKARDYVYEIKIEEIDLQKHTSRTRTKTEIFQQRTNGEVIPINGAKAYFEAWVNQSPGGILHWIQGDTYVEMNSGELTKEQMVEVARSMN; encoded by the coding sequence GTGGCTGTTTTTAGCCAAATAACGTCTGTGGTGTCCGTTAAATTAGGAGACATAGCAATAGGGGATGAAACTTTACATCTTCAAAAAATCAAATCCCATACCGATTTTAAACTGCTCCTGCCGGGTGAAATGCAGACTGAAAACTGGAAGGTTGAAGTGAGATGGGCATTCCCTAAAGGTAGCGGTCCATATCGGGACGTGAGATTGCATTATTTCGATCAAAGGGGGAAGTACGTGTTGGGCATCGAGCAGCATAAGGCTAGGGATTATGTATATGAAATAAAAATAGAAGAAATCGACTTACAAAAACATACCTCCCGTACAAGAACCAAGACAGAGATATTTCAGCAGAGAACCAACGGTGAAGTCATACCAATCAATGGCGCCAAAGCTTACTTTGAGGCTTGGGTTAATCAAAGTCCTGGCGGCATTCTGCATTGGATACAAGGCGATACGTATGTGGAGATGAACAGTGGAGAACTTACCAAAGAACAAATGGTTGAGGTAGCCAGATCGATGAATTGA